ATTTGATCTGCCGGGCAGCGGAACCCTAGGTCCCTACACCTTCGGATTCGCCTACCAGCAGAGCCCGGGATTCTTCAATTCGACCACCGACCCGTCGTCGGGCTTCTTCAACTCCGGCGGGGGCGGCGCCTCGGGCCTCTTCAATTCCGCACCCGGGTCGGTGTCGGGGCTGGCAAACGCTGTCGCGGACTCGTCGGGCCTGGGCAACGCCGGCGGAACCGGAAACTCGGGCTACCTCAACTACGGCGGGCTGGAATCGGGCTTCGCGAACCTGGGCAACACCATGTCGGGCTTTTTCAACACGAGCACCCTGGATCTGACACAGGCCGCCTTCGACTCCGGTATCGGAAACGTTGGCACCAACCTCTCGGGAGTCTTCAACGACGTCTTCGTGCCGTAACGGCGGTCGGGCAGGGCTGTGCCGGCGGGCCATCGACGATTCGTGGTGCCGCCTCGGCGGAGTAGTCGGCACGCATCCGGTCATCCGGTGCATTCGCGGGATGGACGCTATCCGATCGGCAGTATCCGGCAATAAGGTAAAACGCGAACGGCCCCAACGATCCCAACGATTAAGCCCAGGTCACCGATGAACAGCACGGATATCGAGCAGGTCCTGCGCAAACAACGGTTGCGCTCATTGCAGGGCGGGTCCATACTTCGCGTCGGCGTCGCCGTCATCATGTTCAGCGCAATGCCGACTGTCACCGATCCGGCTCGATTGCCCGAGCAGGCCGTGCTGCTGGGCGTCTATGCCATCGTGACCATCGGCGCGCTGCTGCTGACCTATGCCGGCACGAGTCAGCTGCTCAACGACGACCGCGCCCTGTTGACCCTCGCGCTGACCGACGTCGCCGCGGTGTTCGGTTTCAAACTGCTCTCACCCGGCGGATTTATTCCGCTGTTGGTGATGGCGCTGCTGCCGCGCATGGTGGCTGTCGAGTTGTCGCTGCGGCGCGCCGGTGTCGTACTGGCCTGTACCTTCGCGGTCTTTACCGCATCGGTTCTTCAAGACCCCGTGATCATGCGCCGGATTGGCCCGTGGGAGACCGCGGTGATAGTGCTGGTCTACGGATTCATTTGCGGCACAGCCTTGTTGGTGGTGATTTTCCGGTTGCGCAACATCGACGAACTGGCCGAACTCACGACCTCGCGCGAAGAGCTACTCGCCGAGACCATGAACGCCTCGCAGGCCGAGCGGCGGCAGATATCGGAGTTCATCCATGACGGACCCTTGCAAGACGTGCTCGCGGCCCGCCGCGACATCGCCGGATTCCTCAAGCGGTCCCCGGATGCACCCCTCGAACAGGCACTGGCCAGCCTGCAGGATGCTTCCCGGCTGCTGCGCGAGGCGACCTTTGAGCTACACCCGGCTCTACTCGACCAAGTCGGCCTGGCGGCCGCGGTGGAGAAACTCGTCGCCGTCACCGCGGCCCGCTCGGGCATGGCGATCACGGCCGACATCGATTACCCCGAGCCGAATGCGATCGACCCGATCCTGTTCGGGGTGATCCGCGAGTTGGTGTCCAACGTGGCCCGTCATTCGCAGGCCGGCTCGGCGACGGTGAAACTGACGGTCGACGGCGAGGTCGCCCGCATCGACGTGGCCGATGACGGAATCGGGATAACCGGTGACGCCGCAGCGCGTCGTCTCGCCCAGGGACACATCGGCCTTGCCTCGCACCGGGCGCGGGTCCAAGCCGCCGGCGGCAGTCTGACCATCCTCGAGGAACCCGTCGGCGCGCACCTGCGCGTGGAGCTGCCGCTTCGGCGCCCGGCGGCGACCAGCGGCTCGGTGACGGTGCCGCACGGGACCGATTGGGAGTCTCAACGGTGTTGAACGCCAACCGAAGCCGTCACGCTTAGTCGACGCGCTTCCCGCAGCGACCCGACCGCCAAGGCCCCGCCCATGCCGCGGGCCCCGACGCCGACGGCTATTCGAGCAATCGACGCCGCATCGCCTCGGCGACGGCCGCTCCCCGATCAGAAACTCCAAGTTTCTCGTAAAGGCTGTGCACGTGCGTCTTGATCGTGCTGCGCGCCAAGTGAAGTCGCGACGCGATCTGCGGAACCGAGAGCCCGTCGGCCATCATCGTGATCACCTGGGCCTCACGCTCGGTCAGCAAGGTCGTCGCTCCCCTGCCCCGCCGTTTCACCTCACCAGCCAGCCCGCCGGCTATCCCGGCCGGCAGGTATGAGGCGCCTTCGGCGCATCTGATCACGGCGTTCACGATCTCGTCGCTGTCGGATTCCTTGGTCAAGAATCCCGAGGCGCCCTCGGCCAGAGCCTTGTAGACGACGGGACTGTCATCAAACGCGCTCAGCAGCACCACGCGCGTGGGCAACCTGTCGCGGGCTATCGCGTGGGTGACCTCGAGACCATCCAGCTCGGGCATCTTGTAGTCGAGAAGTGCGACCGCAGGCCGCAGTCGCCGGATGACATCCAGCGCCGCGCGGCCGTCGGCCACCTGGGCGACGACTTCCACTCGCCCGCTGGACTTGAGGGCGCGCACGACCCCTTGACGCATTACCGGGTGATCGTCGGCTACTACGACGGTGACTCGGTCAGCGGAATCTGCCATGCGGTGCTCCAAGCGCTCTCGGCAAAGCTATTCGTCCCGGCCGAGTGCCGGACGGGCACCTCAACATTGTTGCTCCCGTGACAAGCAGGCGCGACGATTTCCCGACACGGGTTACGCAGGTGCAACTGCGCGGCACGTCCGCGAAGCCGTGTTACCACTCAGCTCGACGTGCGCAACTTGGGCACAACAGGATTCACCGCGCCGTCCAACCTGCCGGGTCCGACGGCATGCGTTGAAGTTCGTTGAAAGTTGGGATCGGTAGCAACGCCGCTGAAGTGTTATTCCCCGCAACAGCGATGCCGAGCCGACAGAAACGAACATTCATGAAAATCACAGTGATCGCGGCAGCCGGCCTGGTGGCCGGCATGCTGCTGACAGCAAGCCCGGCGCACGGCGAGGTAACGGCGGCACCACAGGTGAGCGGCGTCCAGCTGCTGCAGCCGGCCCCCCGGCTGGAATCCGACCCCAGGTCGGAGGTGCAAGATCTGCGGCAGCAAATCTCCGACCTGGACGATAGCTGGGACAGCCTCACGCCGCAGCAGCGTCAGCAGCGCATAGCCCAGTTACAGCAGCAGGTCACCGTCGTGGACCGGGACACCCGTAATCTGCCTCCGGATCAGCAGCCGGAGGTGCAAGCGATGCTGAGCATGGCCATTGTCAAGCTGGTCGATCTGGTCATGAAGGCTCAGCCTCCGGGTAGCCCCTGCTATTTCCCGTGATGCTTGCCCGGGCTGTAGCGCCGCCCGTCCGACAGATAGTCAACAACGAAATCTGTTGTGCGCCAGTGCCACTCACTCCAACGGCGCACCATGTAATGGCCTGCCCCGTGGATTCCCACCCACTGGGCATTTACCCCGCGGCGGCGGGCTCGAGCGGCCTGAGTACGCGAACTGCGCGGGTCGGTCCACGTGTCGGCGGTGCCGTGCAGGACCAGGAGCCGGGTCCGCGCAGGGATCACGTCCCCGTCACCGTCAATCCACCACGGCGCCAGCGCCACCACTGCCCCGACGTCACCTCGACCGGACAGCTGCGCGGCAACGCGGCCGCCCATCGAATGGCCCACCAACACCACGTGTTGGGGTGCAAGCCGCTGTCGCACATCGTCGAGCGCCGCCAAGCCGTCGCGAACGGCATCCAGACGCGGACTGTTCCAGCCGCGCCGGCGGTACTGAACGCGTCGCACCTGCACGTCGCGCCCCAGCCGACGCCGCAATGCCCGGGTGAGGAACATCATCCTCAGGTTGGCCGGCTGCCACCACCTGGATGCGTCGTCGCTGCGGACCTTGCCACCCGGCAGCACGAGAACACAGGCACGCGCGGCGCGACGATGTGGGGGCACATCTGTCATTCGGAGCCGAGGGCGGCGGCGGACTGCGACGTCCCTGCGTTTGTTCTCAGGTCTGTTGGTAGGTGCCGTAGATGACCGCCCGTGCGATCGCGTGCTGGAACAGATTGAAACCGAGAAACGCCGGGCTGGCGTCTTCGCTCAAGTCCAGTTCCTCGACGTCCACCGCGTGCACCGCCACGTAGTAGCGGTGCACACCGTGTCCGGGCGGCGGCGCGGCGCCGACATAGCGGCGCATACCGGCGTCGTTGACCAGCGTCAGTGCGCCGCCGGGCAGCTCTCGGCCGTCGCCGGCGTCTTCGGGCAGTTCGGTCACCTCGGCCGGCAGGTTGGCCACCGCCCAGTGCCAGAACCCGGACAGCGTCGGGGCGTCGGGGTCATAGACGGTGACCGCGAAGCTGCGCGTCTCCGGCGGAAAGCCCGACCAGCTCAGTTGCGGGCTGGCGTCCTGTCCGCCCGCGCCCATGATCCCGCTGACCTGTGCGGTGCGCAGTGGCTGGCCGTTGGTCACCGAGGCCGAGGTCAGGCTGAAAGAAGCCAGCTCTGGGAGTGCGGCATACGGGTCGGGTGGTGTTGTCATGCTCGGTCCTTCCGGGTTGTCGGCTCACTCAACATCAGCAGTGGGTCAGGATCAGCAGTGGGTCAGGAAGTGTGTCAGCACCTCGGTGCCGAACTTCAGCGCATCCACGGGTACCCGCTCATCGACACCGTGGAACAACGAGGTGAAGTCCAGATCGGGCGGCAACCGCAGCGGGCTGAAACCGAAGCAACGAATCCCCAAGCGCGCGAAGGCCTTTGCGTCCGTACCGCCGGACAGCATGTAAGGCACTATCCGGCCGTCGGGATCGACGGCCAGCACCGCGGCGTTCATGGCATCGACCAGATCGCCGTCGAAGCTGGTCTGATACGACGGCAGGTCCCGGATCCACTCCCGGGTGACGTCCGGCCCGATCAGCTCGTCCACCTCGGCTTCGAACGCCGCCTGCCGGCCGGGCAGTACCCGGCAGTCCACCACCGCCTCCGCGGTCGCGGGGACGACGTTGGCCTTGTACCCGGCCTTGAGCATGGTGGGGTTGGCGGTGTCGTGCAGGACCGCCTTGAGCATGCGGGCCATCGGGCCGAGTTTGTCGATCGCCCCGTCCAGGTCCGGCGAATCGGTGTCGAAGGTGAGGCCGGTCTCCTCGCTGACGGCGGCCAGGAACTCGGCCACGGTGTCGGTGCACACCAGCGGGAATTGGTGCCGGCCCAGCCGGGCGACGGCTTCGGCGACGGCGGTGACCGCGTTGTGGTCGTGCACCATCGAGCCGTGCCCGGCGCGGCCGCGTGCCGTCAGGCGCATCCATTGGATGCCCTTCTCGGCCGTCTCGATCAGATACAGGCGGCGGTCACCGCCGTCGCGGCCCGGCACGGTCAACGAAAACCCGCCGACTTCACCGATCGCCTCGCTGACACCGTCGAACAGATCGGGGCGGTTGTCCACCAGCCATTGCGCACCATACTTGCCGCCGTGCTCCTCGTCGGCCACGAACGCGAAGACCAGGTCCCGCGGCGGCACGATGCCGGCGCGCCGGAAATGCCGGGCGACCACGATCATCATGCCGATCATGTCCTTCATGTCGACCGCGCCGCGGCCCCACACATAACCGTCTTCGATCGCACCGGAAAACGGGTGCACACTCCAATCGGCCGGTTCGGCCGGCACCACGTCCAGATGCCCGTGGATGAGCAACGCGCCCCGGGAACCGGCGTGGCCTTTGGGGCCGGCCAGCCGGGCGAACACGTTGCCGCGGCCGGGCGCACCGGACTCCACGTATTCCGGCTGGTAGCCGGCCTCGGCGAGCTGTTCGGCCACCCAGCGCGCGCACTCGGCCTCGCCTTTGGTGGTTTCCGGGTCCCCGGTGTTGGTGGTGTCGAACCGGATCAACCTGCTGACAACCTCGGCAACGTCATCGCCCGCACTTGTCACAGTCACCTTTCCTACCACTCTCGGGCACTCCGGGCCGCTTCTGAGTGCCCCGCCCATCCGGATCCTCCGGCCGAAGGCGCGAGCCCGGTTGGGCTGAGGCGAGCCGATCGGATAGCCTTAGCTGCCAACTCATGCGAGTGGTTTTGTCCGAGTGGCGGAATGGCAGACGCGCTAGCTTGAGGTGCTAGTGCCCTACTAATGGGCGTGGGGGTTCAAGTCCCCCCTCGGACACAATTTGTTAGCTACAATCATGGAAACCCGCTATGCACTCGATCAGAGCGGGATTTCTGCATTTGCTGGCATCGTTTGGGCATCGCGTTGATATCCTCAATCTGTCGTACGGTGAACGGCGAATATCCCATTGCGGCGCTATGCCGTGGGGTGTCACCGCGGTGCTCGTGCAAAGCGAGCACACGACGACCGCGGAAGAGCATGACGCATTCAGCGGGCTCGCGTCTCTTTCAGCCGGTGAGTCTTGCGGGGCGGCTGTTAGCTACGGGGCGCGCGGCCCGGGTCGGGTGGGCGTGTCGCGGGTGCACACGGAGGTGCTGCCGTCGCCATATAGCTGACCACGAACGCCAGCTGCACCAAAGTCCCACTGGGGCGGCAAACACCTTCCGCCGCAACGCCTTCGGATGCAGCTTAGACGGAAGGCGACCAGCCACCATGACATCGGCCGTCTCGGCGTCGCCAGCACCGCGGACGAATCGGTGTACCTGCCCGTTGCCACCTCACCTCCGGCTTGCGCAGGTCAATCTCTCAGGTCCTCGTTGGCGCACCTCAGTAGTGACATGTACAAATCACGGGTCAATGAGTGTACAGTTCACGGTGTGGATGTATCCGTGACCGAGTTGCGCGCGCACCTCAGCGATTGGCTCGATCGAGCTCGGGCTGGTGTTGAGGTCGTCATCACCGACCGCGGGATTCCGGTCGCGCGACTCGCTGCGCTGGACAGCGCAGGCACCTTGGAGCGTCTCACGGCCGAAGGCGTGATTGGCAAGGCCACCGGGCAGCGGCCCGTCGCTGCGGGTCGGTCCGGGCCCCGACCGCGGCGGCCGGTGTCTGACCGGGTCAGCGACCAGCGGCGCTGACCGGTGTCGCTCGTCTACTTCGACGCCAGCGCCTTCGTCAAACTTCTCACCACCGAGAAAGGGAGCTCGCTGGCTTCCGCGCTATGGGATGGCTGCGATGCCGCATTGTCCAGCCGCCTGGCCTATCCCGAAGTCCGCGCCGCACTCGCCGCAGCGACCCGCAATCACGACCTGACCGAATCCGAGCTCGCCAGAACCGAGCGTGACTGGGAGGACTTCTGGGCCGCCACCCGCCCAGTCGAACTCACCATGAAGGTTGAACAGCACGCCGGCCGCCTCGCCCGAGCCCATGCCCTGCGCGGAGCCGACGCTGTTCACCTGGCCAGCGCGTTGGCAGTCGGCGACCCCGGCCTGATAGTCGCCGTTTGGGATCGGCGCCTGCACACCGGAGCCCAAGCCACCGGATGCCGAGTCGCCCCCGCCCAACTCGACGCCTGATCCAACCGCTCGACATCAGCGTGGAACAACCCCGATTCGCCAGGTCAGGACCCGTGTCGCAGATGGCCAAGTCCCCTCGCACACAACACCGGCAACACGACTCAAGTCGGCCGTCACCTTGTCTCGTCGCTGATGGAGATCGTACTCAAGACGAAGACCCAGGCCCGCGCACACCTGGGCGCGGTTGTCGAGTATGCCTACGGACGTGCTCATCATGGGTCCGGTCGAGGCGGAATGACCTTCCTGGCCAACGCATTAAGGCATGCCGCCGTCCGTAGTGGCCGCAGCATGCACACGAACAGGCCGACAAACTGTTCAAAGCCTCGCGCGGAGGGCGAAAATGCGTGACATCCCGGGAAATGGTGTTATCTCGCAACGCCCATGGACTTTTCGCACGGCGTCAGCCTCGCCGTCCGGCCCGTTCGGCGAACGCGTCGAGCGCGGCAAGCACTTCAGGAGAACGCCACACGCGGTTGCGGGGCCCGCTGGTCGTCTCGACGAGGATTCCCGCCTCGGTGAGCGGGTTGAGGTAGCGGTGAGCGTTGGTGGACTCGATGCCCAGCTCCTGCGCGAGTAGCGCAGCGTTGACGACCGGGCGGCGGGCCAACAAGTCAGCGACCTTCCACACCGCCGAGTCGGACCGCGCGGTGATCACGTCGTTCCATGCCTCCCGGATATCGCGAAGGTCGCTGACCAGTTGACGCCCGTTGGCGATAGCCAGGATGCTGGCCTGTGAGAAGCGCTCGACAATCGGCGCGGCGGCACCGTCGCGGTAGGTAGTCAGCGCGACGAAGTATGCGTCCGTGTCGGCCAGCAGCCCAGCCGAGACCGGCACCGTCACCTGGCGGGTCAGGCCTTTGTTGCGCAGCAGGGCTTGCACCAGCGCACGGCCCGTGCGGCCGTTTCCGTCGGTGAAGGGGTGAATGGTCTCGAACTGTGCATGGGCCACCGCGATCTGCGGCAGCGCGGGAACGTCGGCGCGCTGCGCGAAGGCGATCAAGTCGTCAATCGCGCCGGGGACCAGCTCGCGGCGCGGGCCGACGAATGTCGCACCGATGGGGGTGGAGCCACCGCCGATCCACACTGGCTCGGTGCGG
The nucleotide sequence above comes from Mycobacterium pseudokansasii. Encoded proteins:
- a CDS encoding dienelactone hydrolase family protein, whose translation is MTDVPPHRRAARACVLVLPGGKVRSDDASRWWQPANLRMMFLTRALRRRLGRDVQVRRVQYRRRGWNSPRLDAVRDGLAALDDVRQRLAPQHVVLVGHSMGGRVAAQLSGRGDVGAVVALAPWWIDGDGDVIPARTRLLVLHGTADTWTDPRSSRTQAARARRRGVNAQWVGIHGAGHYMVRRWSEWHWRTTDFVVDYLSDGRRYSPGKHHGK
- a CDS encoding response regulator transcription factor, which produces MADSADRVTVVVADDHPVMRQGVVRALKSSGRVEVVAQVADGRAALDVIRRLRPAVALLDYKMPELDGLEVTHAIARDRLPTRVVLLSAFDDSPVVYKALAEGASGFLTKESDSDEIVNAVIRCAEGASYLPAGIAGGLAGEVKRRGRGATTLLTEREAQVITMMADGLSVPQIASRLHLARSTIKTHVHSLYEKLGVSDRGAAVAEAMRRRLLE
- a CDS encoding type II toxin-antitoxin system VapC family toxin; this encodes MSLVYFDASAFVKLLTTEKGSSLASALWDGCDAALSSRLAYPEVRAALAAATRNHDLTESELARTERDWEDFWAATRPVELTMKVEQHAGRLARAHALRGADAVHLASALAVGDPGLIVAVWDRRLHTGAQATGCRVAPAQLDA
- a CDS encoding Fic family protein; amino-acid sequence: MTSLRPITYEDVRWAPQGMRYASAALLKYGTYHPAVPANIAELVLELPPSVLAEAESASNEITRFDAELGGEIAPFAAVLLRSESAASSQIENLTASARAIAEAELPGGKAKRNAEMIVANTAAMQAAVALSGTVDADAILAMHRALMANEPRHTPGEFRTEPVWIGGGSTPIGATFVGPRRELVPGAIDDLIAFAQRADVPALPQIAVAHAQFETIHPFTDGNGRTGRALVQALLRNKGLTRQVTVPVSAGLLADTDAYFVALTTYRDGAAAPIVERFSQASILAIANGRQLVSDLRDIREAWNDVITARSDSAVWKVADLLARRPVVNAALLAQELGIESTNAHRYLNPLTEAGILVETTSGPRNRVWRSPEVLAALDAFAERAGRRG
- a CDS encoding M20/M25/M40 family metallo-hydrolase encodes the protein MGGALRSGPECPRVVGKVTVTSAGDDVAEVVSRLIRFDTTNTGDPETTKGEAECARWVAEQLAEAGYQPEYVESGAPGRGNVFARLAGPKGHAGSRGALLIHGHLDVVPAEPADWSVHPFSGAIEDGYVWGRGAVDMKDMIGMMIVVARHFRRAGIVPPRDLVFAFVADEEHGGKYGAQWLVDNRPDLFDGVSEAIGEVGGFSLTVPGRDGGDRRLYLIETAEKGIQWMRLTARGRAGHGSMVHDHNAVTAVAEAVARLGRHQFPLVCTDTVAEFLAAVSEETGLTFDTDSPDLDGAIDKLGPMARMLKAVLHDTANPTMLKAGYKANVVPATAEAVVDCRVLPGRQAAFEAEVDELIGPDVTREWIRDLPSYQTSFDGDLVDAMNAAVLAVDPDGRIVPYMLSGGTDAKAFARLGIRCFGFSPLRLPPDLDFTSLFHGVDERVPVDALKFGTEVLTHFLTHC
- a CDS encoding YbhB/YbcL family Raf kinase inhibitor-like protein codes for the protein MTTPPDPYAALPELASFSLTSASVTNGQPLRTAQVSGIMGAGGQDASPQLSWSGFPPETRSFAVTVYDPDAPTLSGFWHWAVANLPAEVTELPEDAGDGRELPGGALTLVNDAGMRRYVGAAPPPGHGVHRYYVAVHAVDVEELDLSEDASPAFLGFNLFQHAIARAVIYGTYQQT
- a CDS encoding sensor histidine kinase, with protein sequence MNSTDIEQVLRKQRLRSLQGGSILRVGVAVIMFSAMPTVTDPARLPEQAVLLGVYAIVTIGALLLTYAGTSQLLNDDRALLTLALTDVAAVFGFKLLSPGGFIPLLVMALLPRMVAVELSLRRAGVVLACTFAVFTASVLQDPVIMRRIGPWETAVIVLVYGFICGTALLVVIFRLRNIDELAELTTSREELLAETMNASQAERRQISEFIHDGPLQDVLAARRDIAGFLKRSPDAPLEQALASLQDASRLLREATFELHPALLDQVGLAAAVEKLVAVTAARSGMAITADIDYPEPNAIDPILFGVIRELVSNVARHSQAGSATVKLTVDGEVARIDVADDGIGITGDAAARRLAQGHIGLASHRARVQAAGGSLTILEEPVGAHLRVELPLRRPAATSGSVTVPHGTDWESQRC